One window of Microcoleus vaginatus PCC 9802 genomic DNA carries:
- a CDS encoding M23 family peptidase, giving the protein MIMTVNRGNCGLSTEIITGLIWQWGQLKANKLTASSIGGIVAGFLSFALPVQALQVVVTPANPELGDTLSVMIQVDGNGGETPKVSLQQKNYPAFPIGNGRFRALLPTTPLEKPGARQIQITGDGQVQKLNVQVRSRDFPTQSIWLPPGKDEEGTDAEFDRVDAFKALVTPEKFWDGKLLRPNSGEITTIYGVRRYYNGVFAQDYYHRGVDYAGAYGSPVVAPAAGRVSLVGRESQGFKIHGNVVGIDHGQGVASILMHLSRIDVKEGDVVKAGQVIGALGSTGASTGPHLHWGLYVHGQSVDPVPWRLQGVE; this is encoded by the coding sequence ATGATAATGACTGTGAATCGAGGCAACTGCGGGCTAAGTACGGAAATAATTACAGGTCTGATTTGGCAGTGGGGGCAGTTGAAAGCGAACAAGCTAACCGCCAGTTCGATCGGGGGAATTGTTGCTGGCTTTCTAAGTTTTGCCCTGCCAGTGCAAGCTTTGCAGGTAGTTGTAACGCCGGCTAATCCCGAACTGGGAGATACGCTGTCAGTAATGATTCAGGTAGACGGTAACGGCGGGGAAACTCCCAAAGTTTCTCTACAGCAAAAAAACTACCCCGCGTTTCCGATCGGCAACGGCCGCTTTCGGGCCCTGCTGCCGACGACTCCGCTAGAGAAACCCGGTGCTCGCCAAATCCAAATCACAGGTGATGGACAAGTGCAGAAGTTGAACGTACAAGTTCGATCGCGAGATTTTCCCACTCAATCCATCTGGCTACCTCCCGGGAAAGACGAGGAAGGTACAGATGCTGAATTCGATCGCGTAGACGCATTTAAAGCACTGGTGACACCCGAAAAATTTTGGGACGGCAAATTGTTGCGCCCCAACTCCGGCGAAATTACTACTATTTACGGGGTGCGGCGTTATTATAATGGGGTATTTGCTCAAGACTACTACCACCGCGGCGTTGATTACGCGGGTGCTTACGGTTCCCCTGTAGTCGCACCAGCAGCAGGTCGGGTGTCTCTAGTGGGACGCGAATCTCAAGGCTTCAAAATCCACGGGAACGTGGTTGGTATCGACCACGGTCAGGGAGTAGCAAGTATTTTGATGCACCTCAGCCGGATTGATGTCAAGGAAGGCGATGTCGTGAAAGCTGGTCAAGTAATCGGTGCTCTGGGGTCAACGGGGGCTTCCACAGGCCCTCACCTGCATTGGGGACTTTACGTGCATGGGCAGTCCGTCGATCCTGTACCTTGGCGGCTTCAGGGAGTTGAGTAG
- a CDS encoding competence protein ComFB — MSIEKIVEQALQDGYLTPSMEAEVGRICNTASELSIEEYMALDRLMGSLLTGEVVVLPRKQFINVMEELVLSDAIARVAEIEATSDLSLDVGDIAAYALNRLPPLYATTEEGAHFQRARAKEQLHDLISKEVNAAIARNLDRPDTPNPTALGKSSGNEVLSQLSTWLQANATNFEPQP; from the coding sequence ATGAGTATTGAAAAAATTGTTGAACAGGCTTTGCAGGATGGTTATTTAACGCCGTCTATGGAAGCTGAGGTGGGACGGATCTGCAATACGGCTTCGGAATTGTCCATCGAAGAGTACATGGCTCTCGATCGTCTGATGGGATCTTTGTTGACTGGCGAAGTGGTGGTACTGCCACGCAAACAGTTTATCAACGTGATGGAAGAGTTGGTACTCAGCGATGCGATCGCTAGGGTGGCCGAAATTGAAGCAACGAGCGACCTGAGTCTGGATGTGGGAGATATTGCAGCTTATGCCTTAAATAGGCTGCCACCTCTGTACGCTACGACGGAAGAGGGAGCTCACTTTCAAAGGGCTAGGGCTAAAGAGCAACTTCACGATTTGATTTCCAAAGAAGTCAACGCAGCCATCGCCCGCAACTTGGACAGGCCCGACACCCCAAACCCGACAGCTTTGGGCAAGTCTTCTGGAAACGAGGTTCTTTCACAGCTAAGCACTTGGCTGCAAGCTAACGCCACTAATTTTGAGCCGCAGCCTTAG
- a CDS encoding photosystem II biogenesis protein Psp29: protein MNNNRTVSDTKRSFYTIHTRPINSIYRRVVEELMVEMHLLSANADFQYDPIYALGVVTAFDRFMLGYAPEADRVSIFNALCKSLEDDPDRYKQDAQRLESLADRLSGQELLSWLDRSTSFEDTADLQASLGAIASNPQFKYSRLFAIGLFSLLEKADPNLVKDQETRNDAIAKVSAALHLPEDKVSKDLDLYRSNLEKMAQARIVLQDVIQAERKKREKRETKVTAGPSADSSDSNN from the coding sequence GTGAACAATAACCGTACTGTTTCAGATACTAAGCGAAGTTTCTATACGATTCACACTCGACCGATCAACTCAATTTACCGTCGAGTGGTGGAAGAGTTGATGGTAGAAATGCACTTGCTTTCGGCGAATGCCGATTTTCAATACGACCCGATTTATGCTTTGGGTGTAGTGACAGCTTTTGATCGATTCATGCTTGGGTACGCTCCAGAAGCAGACAGAGTTTCGATTTTTAACGCTTTGTGCAAGTCCCTAGAAGACGATCCAGATCGCTACAAGCAAGACGCTCAGCGATTGGAAAGCTTGGCAGATAGACTTTCCGGGCAAGAGTTGCTCTCGTGGCTCGATCGTTCGACCAGCTTTGAAGATACAGCGGATTTGCAAGCGTCTCTAGGGGCGATCGCCAGCAACCCTCAATTTAAGTACAGCCGCTTGTTCGCGATCGGTTTGTTCTCGCTGTTAGAAAAAGCTGACCCTAACTTAGTAAAAGACCAAGAAACGCGAAACGACGCGATCGCTAAAGTCAGTGCGGCCTTGCACCTGCCAGAAGACAAAGTTAGCAAAGATTTAGATTTGTACCGCAGCAATTTGGAAAAAATGGCTCAAGCGCGAATAGTGCTTCAAGATGTCATCCAAGCGGAACGGAAAAAACGCGAAAAGCGAGAAACAAAAGTTACCGCTGGTCCCTCAGCAGACTCTTCTGACAGCAACAATTAA
- a CDS encoding chorismate mutase yields MTISPELIALAQYMAGEFDNREQALAEPAWYVHLRLWQRPLPVPLFSEPSIALFAEQANILELDKPYRPRILQLRHSQIAPGLIEAQYYMFKDIAAVKGAGCNPDLLGKLTNEQIQLLPGCTLSVVVQNLASNGYRFRASLPEGTRCGFAYGGQNYQVDLGFEAAGEEFLSYDKGISPTTGKAIWGALMGPFRFVKRQDFAAEILV; encoded by the coding sequence ATGACAATTTCTCCTGAATTAATAGCTTTAGCCCAGTACATGGCGGGCGAATTTGACAACCGGGAACAAGCGCTAGCAGAGCCGGCTTGGTACGTCCACCTTCGTTTGTGGCAAAGACCCCTGCCGGTTCCATTATTTTCCGAACCCAGCATTGCCCTGTTTGCCGAACAAGCCAACATTCTGGAATTAGACAAGCCCTACCGCCCCCGAATCCTGCAACTGAGGCACTCACAGATAGCGCCGGGACTGATTGAAGCTCAGTATTATATGTTTAAGGATATCGCAGCCGTCAAAGGAGCCGGGTGCAACCCCGACTTGCTTGGAAAGCTAACCAACGAGCAAATCCAACTCCTTCCCGGCTGCACCCTATCGGTTGTGGTGCAAAATTTAGCCTCAAACGGCTATCGCTTTCGCGCATCTTTGCCGGAGGGCACTCGCTGCGGCTTTGCCTACGGGGGGCAAAATTACCAAGTAGACTTGGGATTTGAAGCCGCAGGCGAGGAATTTCTCAGCTACGACAAAGGAATAAGCCCCACGACAGGCAAGGCTATCTGGGGAGCTTTAATGGGCCCTTTTAGATTTGTCAAGCGTCAGGATTTTGCTGCTGAGATATTGGTTTGA
- a CDS encoding anti-sigma factor antagonist, with translation MIHIDQKTHTLQDGTTVIVLAPTGRLDITTAWQFRLKLQECISKLSRHVVVNLGQVNFIDSSGLTSLVAGMRDADKVKGSFRICNVHPEAKLVFEVTMMDSVFEIFETEEEALEGVPRAS, from the coding sequence GTGATTCATATTGATCAAAAAACCCACACGCTTCAAGACGGTACAACAGTTATCGTCTTAGCACCGACAGGACGGTTGGACATCACTACAGCTTGGCAATTCCGCCTCAAGTTGCAAGAGTGTATTTCCAAACTCAGCCGCCATGTCGTAGTGAATCTTGGTCAGGTTAACTTTATCGATAGTTCTGGCCTGACCTCACTTGTAGCAGGTATGCGGGATGCGGATAAAGTTAAGGGAAGTTTCCGCATTTGCAATGTTCATCCCGAAGCCAAACTGGTGTTTGAAGTCACCATGATGGATTCTGTGTTTGAAATCTTTGAAACGGAAGAAGAAGCTCTAGAGGGGGTGCCACGCGCAAGTTGA